One segment of Mugil cephalus isolate CIBA_MC_2020 chromosome 14, CIBA_Mcephalus_1.1, whole genome shotgun sequence DNA contains the following:
- the LOC125019723 gene encoding BOLA class I histocompatibility antigen, alpha chain BL3-7-like, with protein sequence MAQCLHQNKKYKIRMKTLLLLLLLCHVSSSVKHSLKYYITGSSGVPNLPEFMIVAEVDDIQVTYCDGSNKIYEPRQDWVKKLYDDNPQLWTQGTQDCFEILPPFFKILMNDLIQVFNRSEGVHILQFMSGCEWDETTGEVTGFVQFGYGGRDLIEMDLKTLTWTALRPEADIIKQKWDAESLSIKEAVGLFPEWLKLDLKYGNSSLLRTDVPSVSLLQKTPSSPVSCHATGFYPDRAMMFWRKDGEEIHEGVEHGEILPNHDGSFQMNVDLNISSVSPEDWRRHDCVFHLSGVEDDIITKLDETQIRTNWVEKPDDMTSTTIIIIISAVVVVVFAAAAGFMVNRKKQGELL encoded by the exons ATGGCCCAATgtcttcatcaaaataaaaaatataaaatcaggATGAAaacgttgttgttgctgcttctcttgtgtcatgtttcatcatcag tgaaacaTTCACTGAAGTATTACATCACAGGTTCCTCTGGAGTCCCAAACCTTCCAGAGTTTATGATCGTAGCAGAGGTTGATGACATCCAGGTgacttactgtgatggcagcaaCAAGATATATGAACCAAGACAGGACTGGGTGAAAAAACTATATGATGACAATCCTCAACTCTGGACACAGGGCACTCAGGACTGTTTTGAGATTCTACCTCCATTCTTCAAAATCCTAATGAATGATTTGATCCAGGTCTTCAACCGCAGTGAAG gtgttcacattttacagttCATGAGTGGCTGTGAATGGGATGAAACGACTGGAGAGGTCACTGGTTTTGTACAGTTTGGTTATGGTGGACGAGACTTAATTGAAATGGACCTGAAGACGTTGACATGGACCGCTCTGAGACCAGAGGCTGACATTATCAAACAGAAATGGGACGCTGAGTCTCTAAGCATAAAAGAAGCTGTGGGATTGTTCCCTGAGTGGCTGAAGTTGGATTTGAAGTATGGGAACAGCTCTCTGCTGAGAACAG acgtcccctcagtgtctctcctccagaagactccctcctctccagtcagctgccacgctacaggtttctaccctgacagagccatgatgttctggaggaaagatggagaggagattcatgaaggagtggagcatggagagatcctccccaaccatgatggatccttccagatgaatgttgacctgaacatttcatcagtctcacctgaagactggaggaggcacgactgtgtgtttcatctctctggtgtggaggacgacatcatcaccaaactggatgaaacacagatcagaaccaactggg TTGAGAAGCCTGATGACAtgacctccaccaccatcatcatcatcatctctgcagtggttgttgtcgtctttgcagcagctgctggattcatggttaatagaaagaaacaaggtgagctactttga
- the LOC125019720 gene encoding major histocompatibility complex class I-related gene protein-like — protein sequence MKTLLLLLLFCRVSSTVKHSLKYYSTGFYGVSDLQELVTVEEIDGIQTYFCDGINKKLEVKLDWEKKVLDNNPKQLQFYTDDCFVEYPHLFKTTMFGLKQVFNQSEGVDILQLMEGCEWDEETGEVTGFMQYGYDGEDFIALDLKTSTWITSKPQAVSTKQRWDSDKDLIIDNVWFYTEICPKWLKVYLQHGKSSLLRTNVPSVSLLQKTPSSPVSCHATGFYPDRAMMFWRKDGEEIHEGVEHGEILPNHDGSFQMNVDLNISSVSPEDWRRYDCVFHLSGVEDDIITKLDETRIRTNWVEKSSNQTTTIVVSTVVVVVVIITGYMVYKKKQDQKAPPGQQVTFRPDDDDV from the exons atgaaaactttgcttttgttgcttctctTCTGTCGTGTTTCATCAACAG tgaaacactcactgaaatattACTCCACTGGATTCTATGGAGTCTCAGACCTTCAAGAACTTGTGACTGTTGAAGAGATTGATGGGATCCAGACTTATTTCTGTGACGGCATCAACAAGAAATTAGAGGTGAAACTGGACTGGGAGAAAAAAGTGTTGGATAATAATCCTAAACAATTACAGTTCTACACTGACGATTGTTTTGTGGAGTATCCTCACTTGTTCAAAACCACAATGTTCGGTCTGAAGCAGGTGTTCAACCAAAGTGAAG GTGTTGACATTTTGCAGCTTATGGAAGGCTGTGAATGGGATGAAGAGACTGGAGAGGTCACTGGTTTCATGCAGTATGGTTATGATGGAGAAGACTTTATTGCTCTGGACCTGAAGACATCGACATGGATCACTTCGAAACCTCAGGCTGTCTCCACCAAGCAGAGATGGGATTCAGACAAAGACCTTATAATAGACAATGTGTGGTTCTACACTGAGATTTGTCCCAAGTGGTTGAAGGTGTATTTACAGCATGGGAAGAGCTCTCTATTGAGAACAA acgtcccctcagtgtctctcctccagaagactccctcctctccagtcagctgccacgctacaggtttctaccctgacagagccatgatgttctggaggaaagatggagaggagattcatgaaggagtggaacatggagagatcctccccaaccatgatggatccttccagatgaatgttgacctgaacatttcatcagtctcacctgaagactggaggaggtacgactgtgtgtttcatctctctggtgtggaggatgacatcatcaccaaactggatgaaacacggatcagaaccaactggg TTGAGAAGTCCAGTAACCAGACCACCACCATCGTCGTCAGtacagtggttgttgttgttgtcatcatAACTGGATACATggtttataaaaagaaacaag accaaaaggctccacctg GACAGCAAGTTACATTCAgacctgatgatgatgatgtttaa
- the LOC125019733 gene encoding major histocompatibility complex class I-related gene protein-like, translating to MKTLLLLLLFCRVSSTVKHSLKFYVTASSGVPNLPEFMIVAEVDDIQVVHCDGSNKILETRQDWMKKLLDDNPQLLTQSTQDCFQILPPLFKIALISVSQLSNHSEGSGVHILQLMIGCELDEKTGEVTGFSRYGYDGKDFIELDLKTLTWTALRPEAEIIKQIWDAETLTIKQYVEFLRFSLRI from the exons atgaaaactttGCTTCTGTTGCTTCTCTTTTGTCGTGTTTCATCAACAG tgaaacactcccTGAAGTTTTACGTCACTGCCTCCTCTGGAGTCCCAAACCTTCCAGAGTTTATGATCGTAGCAGAGGTTGATGACATCCAGGTGGTTCACTGTGATGGCAGCAACAAGATATTAGAAACAAGACAGGACTGGATGAAAAAATTACTTGATGACAATCCTCAACTCTTGACACAAAGCACTCAGGACTGTTTTCAGATTCTACCTCCCCTCTTCAAAATTGCACTGATCAGTGTGAGCCAGCTCTCCAACCACAGTGAAGGTTCAG gtgttcacattttacagcttaTGATTGGCTGCGAATTGGATGAAAAGACTGGAGAGGTCACTGGGTTTTCACGGTATGGTTATGATGGAAAAGACTTCATTGAACTGGATCTAAAGACGTTGACGTGGACCGCTCTGAGACCAGAGGCTGAAATTATCAAACAGATATGGGATGCAGAGACTCTTACAATAAAACAGTATGTGGAATTCCTCAGATTTTCCCTGAGAATCTGA